A single Anopheles funestus chromosome 2RL, idAnoFuneDA-416_04, whole genome shotgun sequence DNA region contains:
- the LOC125765806 gene encoding protein abrupt-like — protein MLKNLCALAPSDFSPLIRKLENNTNRLFVTFPNSECMCAKKLEYRMDRIVRIHNTQSVSKMFAALQTMRVEEYLVDVSIKCEKRTIRAHKLVLSLGSRFFKNTFRDRIADQVTIVLDNILYEDMVAIVDMIYTGIARVKLSQLKTLLAAAESLEVKGFNDLRQFLTDDGFDFERFEAISKINSSNVAAESQYQQQPELHTPTINESVPTQPYQSKANQISSTVNDDRVVQINAQQMASYPRSASANLPSVPNLLYYTNEANPPRCASVFVSNEATPLPSNSGNTFTATGSSINIESSLNETPKIQASSTINATVRNDNDNIVYYPQNNPPFTQALVTFIDPNQGQVFINSAPPLYNYSMNPQTILQPAFHAATEPTNSNTAPGSSNVRPTESRPKRDLMSNTAQRHDVADVVVIDDDIECISYVCGDDSNETV, from the coding sequence atgttgaaaaatttgtgTGCCCTAGCGCCTAGTGATTTTTCCCCCTTAATTAGAAAACTagaaaacaacaccaacaggCTATTTGTAACGTTCCCAAATAGTGAGTGCATGTGTGCAAAAAAGTTGGAGTACAGAATGGATCGTATCGTGCGGATACATAACACGCAGAGCGTTTCCAAAATGTTCGCCGCCCTGCAAACGATGAGGGTGGAAGAATATCTTGTGGACGTTTCAATCAAATGCGAGAAGCGAACAATACGTGCCCACAAGTTGGTGCTATCGTTGGGCagtaggttttttaaaaacacctTTCGAGATCGTATCGCCGACCAGGTTACGATAGTGCTGGACAACATATTGTACGAAGATATGGTCGCCATCGTTGATATGATATATACGGGCATAGCAAGGGTAAAGCTTTCCCAGCTTAAAACACTTTTAGCAGCGGCAGAATCTCTGGAAGTGAAAGGATTTAACGATTTGCGACAGTTCCTTACGGATGATGGGTTTGATTTCGAACGGTTCGAGGCCATCTCTAAAATTAATTCATCCAACGTTGCAGCTGAATCGCAGTACCAGCAACAGCCAGAACTTCATACGCCTACAATCAACGAGTCCGTCCCAACGCAGCCCTATCAATCCAAAGCAAATCAAATATCATCGACGGTCAATGATGATCGCGTGGTGCAAATCAATGCACAGCAGATGGCCAGCTACCCCAGAAGCGCTTCAGCAAATCTTCCATCAGTTCCAAATTTGTTGTACTACACCAATGAAGCAAACCCACCAAGATGCGCATCCGTGTTTGTCAGTAATGAAGCGACACCATTACCGTCTAACTCTGGCAACACTTTCACTGCAACTGGTTCTTCGATCAATATAGAATCATCGTTGAATGAAACGCCAAAAATTCAGGCATCTTCCACGATCAATGCTACTGTTAGAAATGATAATGACAACATCGTATATTACCCACAAAACAATCCACCGTTTACACAAGCACTGGTAACCTTCATCGATCCCAATCAAGGGCAGGTATTCATCAACAGTGCTCCACCTTTGTACAATTATTCGATGAATCCACAAACTATTCTGCAACCGGCTTTCCATGCTGCAACCGAACCGACAAACAGCAATACTGCTCCGGGATCTTCAAATGTTCGACCGACCGAGTCACGGCCCAAACGCGATTTGATGTCGAATACCGCTCAACGACACGATGTGGCTGATGTGGTGGTCATTGATGATGATATCGAGTGTATAAGTTATGTCTGTGGCGACGATAGTAATGAAACTGTTTGA